The following nucleotide sequence is from Drosophila simulans strain w501 chromosome 3L, Prin_Dsim_3.1, whole genome shotgun sequence.
GGTTGGTGAAGGTCAGCGTTAGTATGGCCTGCGGTGGTTCTTCGACATGGTTGggctgttgcggctgctgctcaAATACCAATCCCTGATTGGTAGGTGGCGGCGGTGCTAAAGCCTCAGGATTGTCCAGTTCACTGTCCTGCAGAAAATGGAAGCGTCCTGTGCCCAAGACCTCCGCCAAGGGGCGCATATGCTGCAtaaattgctgctgctggggcgTTTGTTGTGCCTGTATTCCAGGACCTTGCGGGTGCTGCGGTGGCTGTTTGAAGTAGTTTTGCTCCACGGCCCTCACATTCGGAGCAAAGTGGGTtgggtgctgctgctgttgtgctggtggagcagctgctcctgtttGCAAGGCTTGGAGATTCACGGGGCTGCTTAACAGCTGGTGAGGatgcggcggcggctgctggggctgctgctgggcaggTGGCGCTGGAGCGTACAGAACATGCACTGGCGTGGTGGTTCCTCCGGCCTGAGGAGCTGCCTGGTAGACCTGGGTCGGCACCTGCTGCACCATCGAGTTTTGCTGATGTTCCAGAGATGGAGCtctctgttgctgctgctccagaagATGGCTCGGAcgctcctgctgttgctggtagGATTGATGCTGGTCCAGTTCTGCTTGCACGCCCAAATGTAACTTGTCCAGTCCCTCCTCCAAAGAGTTTCGGGCCGATGGCTCAGATGGAAGTTCCGCGTCTAGTTCGCCAGAGCCATCGTTCAACAAGTCACCGCTTTCTCCATCGCCACTTCCAGTTCCACTATCCGTGCTGTTGGCTACCGCGTTCTCGGCCAGTGGAACAAGGTAGTACTTGTCCAAGTACCCACTATCCTGGATCTGCTGGAAGATAGATCGCAATTTCTCGAAGGACACTTCGCCGAAAGTCTTCGGACGCGCATTGATGGTCGAGTAAAAGAGTTCGGCAGACTTCTGGGCAGTGGCAATGAAGCTTACATCGTCAGCGGTTTCCGGACGGCGTGTTTGCGTCtcaaagaaactaaaaaaaagaaaagaaatggaTTGTGGTTTAATATATACCAAAGGGAAGCTTTACTAATTATCAAAATCGTGTAAAATATGCGTGTTGTTGCTTACAACTTCTCCAGCACTTCCAGATCGGTGTTTTCCAACTTTTTCGCTCCGTTCTCGCCGCTTAGAAAATCGCTGCGCACTTGCTCGTCGTTGAAACAGTTGAGCACGTTCTGAATGATCAAAACCTCCCGAATCTTGCCCGTCTCAGCAATTGACTTTGCCAGGTTGTCCTTAGgtggaatttaaaatgaacATCAGTGAAAATTAGAAATTGAACGAGCTTACCTTGCGCGCCTGCTTCTTTTGCTCCTTTTCGGCCTCCTTGGACTGCTGCTGAATATGCTTGGCCAGCTCACGGGCAAACTCCAGATTGGCCAGGACAGCATCGTATTTGGCCACAGCCGAAGCCTGGTCCCCGCTCAGTTCCTTTCCGCTGCTCTGTATAGCGCGATAGGACTCCAGTTTGGTCTAGATAAGAGGGATTGATGAGTCAGTCGTAGTCACATTTGTTTGCCTACAGCGTTAATAATCAGAAATACATACTAACTAACTGACTAAACTATAGTCATACTATAAGCTTTACAAGCTTATTGCTTTCggtaattcaatttaaagaaGCCTCGATTATTTCGTATAGCTACTAATGTCCTCTTCGGAAGATTTGCGGTTTTTATCATAGCTATTTGATGCTTTTAACTAAATGTTACAATTCGATGTGGTATAACTTTACGTGGACGATATTTAGACTGCGTCAACACTTTGCCAAGTGGAATTATTAAACTCGATACTGTCGCAATGTCCGTGACCAAATAACcttaaactttaaaacaatctgcatttcaaattaaaaaggtATTTAAAACAGGAGAATTTGCAATTTAGAAACACAGTAGTAACAAAAACTCGGTGGCTCTACCATAATATAGAGTATTGATGAAAGAACTAACACGTGAGCTCAATTTCGTACCAAATACTTGCATGTTCCTATTCGAATTCTATTTGTGGCCTGTGttgaaatgtatattttattcttttcaCTATATAAATTCTGCGAATCTATAAACAAAACGAGCCGGCAAATAACGTTGCCAGACCGTCGGCAACACAGCTGTCGTCAGTGTGTGCTTTTGAATGCAAGAACTTTCTGGAATCAACGCGCTATAATCATTAAATGTAATAACTTTTTCTGACGCGTAAGGTAGCAGCTTAAAACACTCAGCACATCGGAGCATGTAATTTTTTGACTGGTTCTAATTGACATGCCGGCCGCTGCGTGCGATCTGGCAACACTGGGCTCTAGAAAACATGGCGTCGCGAAAAATCTGCCAGCCCCGAGAACTTAGGCCAAGGGGAAGGAAGGGGGCAAGGGGTGCGCGCAAAACGAAACAAAGCAACACTGaggaatgaaaataaaaatggtggGCCATGCTGCCGATAAAGGAATCCTTTGCGGCAGTTTCCCAAACACTGACCTTGCGCTTCTCCAGGTTCCGAATCTTGTGCTCGATTGTCACCAGCAGCTGCTTGAGCGGATTGTACGGCTCTGGaacgacggcggcggcagaCACGGCATTCGCCTTCGATTTGGCAGCgtttccattgttgttgctgctcgcCAAATCCGTTTGGCTGCCATCCGCTGTCGCTGGcgcgctgctgttgctctggCCATTGGTGGTCGCGACAccggctccagctccagctgcaactgctgttCCTGGGATTACCGAACCGCCAAGCGAAATGATGGAGGAGCGTTTCTCCTTGCtggcgctgttgttgttggtgttgctggcTGTGGCGGCGACGGTGGTGGCAGTTGCAGCGGTAACAGTAGCGGTATTTGCAG
It contains:
- the LOC6738584 gene encoding caprin homolog — its product is MPSAANTATVTAATATTVAATASNTNNNSASKEKRSSIISLGGSVIPGTAVAAGAGAGVATTNGQSNSSAPATADGSQTDLASSNNNGNAAKSKANAVSAAAVVPEPYNPLKQLLVTIEHKIRNLEKRKTKLESYRAIQSSGKELSGDQASAVAKYDAVLANLEFARELAKHIQQQSKEAEKEQKKQARKDNLAKSIAETGKIREVLIIQNVLNCFNDEQVRSDFLSGENGAKKLENTDLEVLEKFFFETQTRRPETADDVSFIATAQKSAELFYSTINARPKTFGEVSFEKLRSIFQQIQDSGYLDKYYLVPLAENAVANSTDSGTGSGDGESGDLLNDGSGELDAELPSEPSARNSLEEGLDKLHLGVQAELDQHQSYQQQQERPSHLLEQQQQRAPSLEHQQNSMVQQVPTQVYQAAPQAGGTTTPVHVLYAPAPPAQQQPQQPPPHPHQLLSSPVNLQALQTGAAAPPAQQQQHPTHFAPNVRAVEQNYFKQPPQHPQGPGIQAQQTPQQQQFMQHMRPLAEVLGTGRFHFLQDSELDNPEALAPPPPTNQGLVFEQQPQQPNHVEEPPQAILTLTFTNQSFPSQQPKPQQQGPQQQQQQQLFSPVLIHEQRQQPPQQQPQPMLIMPRLPTQQPQQPAPQGIGMQAGDVTSGFPYENAVVSYEQQMQQQLKQQQQQQQQQQQNLQQLDEPSSVNSSSSVGAGGDVENNEWHARNNDTNAAATAALTNVLKGETTQATPPAPPTKWSSEMNAMSSAASNGSSNTSNKQEWATPRDHSTGGGNGGYLDNNESNNHWNNSQGEGRRNSGNYQRRGGDRDNRDRDQGGRGDERRNGGDRGNYRSRQYGNSSNTNGRNSGNSSGVYFRNNESGNGGGNNYYQNGGGGTYNKESRYESSGGGGGSYRGQRGGNQQRNVNGSYGGGRPMGDRGRGGAGNQGGGGGGYINRQNQSQRMPLGLENKN